One window of Stenotrophomonas indicatrix genomic DNA carries:
- the murG gene encoding undecaprenyldiphospho-muramoylpentapeptide beta-N-acetylglucosaminyltransferase: MSAVQNNARPVMILAGGTGGHIFPGLAVARVLRARGVPVTWMGADGAMETRLVPQHDIHIDTLAITGLRGKGKLALLAAPWRLMRALRAAGLIIRDRQPRAVVAFGGFASGPGGMAARLHGLPLIVHEQNRAPGLTNRILSRYARRLLTGFPGTFAAREEFVGNPVRAEIAAVAPPEQRLADRSGPLRLLVLGGSQGARALNSGVPQALAALGAQVPVVVRHQSGEKLHAEAVEAYAKAGVQGEVTPFIADMAEAFAWADLVVCRSGASTLAELCAVGIGSVLVPFPAAVDDHQTRNAEYLVERDAAVLLKQDETLADGIAALLRDLSENPARRMQMAQAARALAKVDAAERIADIILEEAV; the protein is encoded by the coding sequence ATGAGCGCGGTCCAGAACAATGCCCGGCCGGTGATGATCCTGGCCGGTGGTACCGGCGGGCACATCTTCCCGGGCCTGGCCGTGGCCCGCGTGCTGCGCGCGCGCGGCGTGCCGGTCACCTGGATGGGTGCCGATGGCGCCATGGAAACCCGCCTGGTTCCGCAGCACGACATCCACATCGATACGCTGGCCATCACCGGTCTGCGCGGCAAGGGCAAGTTGGCGCTGCTGGCCGCACCGTGGCGGCTGATGCGCGCGCTGCGCGCAGCCGGCCTGATCATCCGTGATCGCCAGCCGCGTGCGGTGGTCGCCTTTGGTGGCTTCGCGTCCGGTCCCGGTGGCATGGCCGCGCGTCTGCACGGCCTGCCGTTGATCGTGCACGAACAGAACCGCGCGCCGGGCCTGACCAACCGCATCCTGTCGCGCTACGCGCGCCGCCTGCTGACTGGTTTCCCGGGCACCTTCGCTGCACGCGAGGAATTCGTGGGCAACCCGGTGCGCGCCGAAATCGCCGCCGTCGCGCCGCCGGAACAGCGGCTGGCTGATCGCAGCGGTCCGCTGCGCCTGTTGGTACTGGGCGGCAGCCAAGGCGCACGCGCCCTCAACAGTGGCGTGCCGCAGGCACTGGCCGCGCTCGGTGCGCAGGTGCCGGTGGTGGTGCGTCACCAGAGTGGCGAGAAGCTGCATGCCGAGGCGGTCGAGGCCTATGCCAAGGCTGGCGTGCAGGGCGAAGTGACGCCCTTCATCGCCGACATGGCTGAAGCTTTTGCCTGGGCCGACCTGGTGGTGTGCCGTTCCGGCGCCTCCACGCTGGCCGAACTCTGTGCGGTTGGCATCGGCAGCGTGCTGGTGCCATTCCCCGCTGCTGTCGACGATCACCAGACCCGCAATGCGGAGTACCTGGTCGAGCGCGACGCGGCCGTATTGCTGAAGCAGGACGAAACGCTGGCAGACGGCATTGCCGCGCTGCTGCGTGATCTGTCCGAAAATCCCGCCCGCCGCATGCAGATGGCGCAAGCCGCGCGTGCCCTGGCCAAGGTCGATGCCGCCGAGCGCATCGCCGATATCATTCTCGAGGAAGCTGTATGA
- the lpxC gene encoding UDP-3-O-acyl-N-acetylglucosamine deacetylase, translating to MIQQRTLKNTIRATGVGLHSGDKVYMTLRPAPVNHGIVFRRVDLDPVVEVPAKAELVTEVTLCTGLTCNDAKIQTVEHLMSALAGLGVDNIIVELSSAELPIMDGSSGPFVFLLQSAGIVEQDAPKRFIRVLKTVEVTEGDKVARFTPYEGYKLGFTIQFDHPMIPAKQSRQEIEFSTMAYTKEISRARTFGFMRDLEYMRERNLGLGGSMDNAIVLDEFRVLNEDGLRYADEFVRHKILDAIGDLYLAGGQVLGAYEGFKSGHALNNKLVRALMADATAWEWVTYDSPAVPDPVVYATPAYA from the coding sequence ATGATCCAGCAACGCACCCTCAAGAACACGATCCGCGCCACCGGCGTAGGCCTGCACAGCGGCGACAAGGTCTACATGACCCTGCGTCCGGCGCCGGTCAACCATGGCATCGTGTTCCGGCGCGTGGATCTGGACCCGGTAGTGGAAGTGCCTGCGAAGGCCGAACTGGTCACCGAAGTGACCCTGTGCACTGGCCTGACCTGCAACGACGCCAAGATCCAGACCGTCGAACACCTGATGTCGGCCCTGGCCGGCCTGGGTGTGGACAACATCATCGTCGAACTGTCCTCGGCCGAGCTGCCGATCATGGACGGTTCGTCCGGCCCGTTCGTGTTCCTGCTGCAGTCGGCAGGCATCGTGGAACAGGATGCGCCCAAGCGCTTCATCCGCGTGCTGAAGACCGTGGAAGTGACCGAGGGCGACAAGGTGGCCCGCTTCACCCCGTATGAGGGGTACAAGCTGGGCTTCACCATCCAGTTCGACCACCCGATGATCCCGGCCAAACAGTCGCGCCAGGAAATCGAGTTCTCGACGATGGCCTACACCAAGGAAATTTCCCGCGCGCGCACCTTCGGCTTCATGCGCGACCTGGAATACATGCGCGAGCGCAACCTCGGCCTGGGCGGTTCGATGGACAACGCCATCGTGCTCGATGAGTTCCGCGTGCTCAACGAAGACGGCCTGCGCTACGCCGACGAATTCGTGCGCCACAAGATCCTCGATGCGATCGGCGACCTCTATCTGGCCGGTGGCCAGGTGCTGGGCGCCTACGAGGGCTTCAAGTCCGGCCACGCGCTCAACAACAAGCTGGTGCGGGCGCTGATGGCCGATGCCACCGCCTGGGAATGGGTCACCTACGACTCGCCGGCGGTGCCGGACCCGGTGGTGTATGCCACGCCGGCCTATGCCTGA
- the ftsA gene encoding cell division protein FtsA — MNRKGDKSLIVGLDIGTSKVVALVGEYSPGNPIEVIGIGSHESRGLKRGVVVDIESTVQSIQRAVEEAELMAGCEIRSVYASISGNHVQCKNSPGIVPIRDGEVTWGDLDRVLDAAKAVAIPADQKILHAIPREYVLDDSQEGIRNPVGMTGVRLEVHAHLVVCAQSAAANISKCVQRCGLQVDDLVLSSLASSVAVLTADERELGVVLVDMGAGTTDIAVFVQGAICHTASLPIAGDHVTNDIAHMLRTPTPEAEQIKVRYACALAQLATAEESIQVPSVGDRPPRRMPRHALAQAVQGRYEEIFEMVQAELRRSGFEELVRAGMVLTGGASKMEGVVELAEEMLQMPVRVGIPQHVTGLGEVVGNPVHATGVGLLLMGSQIEHPRRPSLPTGRAGSMFKKLKTWFRGEF; from the coding sequence ATGAATCGCAAGGGTGACAAATCGCTGATCGTCGGCTTGGATATCGGCACCTCCAAGGTGGTGGCGCTGGTGGGCGAGTATTCGCCGGGCAACCCGATCGAAGTGATCGGCATCGGCTCCCATGAGTCGCGCGGCCTCAAGCGCGGCGTGGTGGTGGATATCGAATCGACCGTGCAGTCGATCCAGCGCGCGGTTGAAGAAGCCGAGCTGATGGCCGGCTGCGAGATCCGCTCGGTGTACGCCTCCATCTCCGGCAACCACGTGCAGTGCAAGAATTCGCCCGGCATCGTGCCGATCCGCGACGGCGAAGTGACCTGGGGCGACCTGGATCGCGTGCTGGACGCGGCCAAGGCGGTGGCGATTCCGGCCGACCAGAAGATCCTGCATGCGATCCCGCGCGAGTACGTGCTGGACGATTCGCAGGAAGGCATCCGCAACCCCGTCGGCATGACCGGCGTGCGCCTGGAGGTGCATGCGCACCTGGTGGTGTGCGCGCAGTCGGCCGCCGCCAACATCAGCAAGTGCGTGCAGCGCTGCGGCCTGCAGGTGGACGACCTGGTGCTGTCCTCGCTGGCCTCCAGCGTGGCGGTGCTGACCGCCGACGAGCGCGAGCTGGGCGTGGTGCTGGTCGACATGGGCGCCGGCACCACCGACATCGCGGTGTTCGTGCAGGGCGCGATCTGCCATACCGCCTCGCTGCCGATCGCCGGCGACCACGTGACCAACGACATCGCGCACATGCTGCGTACGCCCACCCCGGAAGCCGAGCAGATCAAGGTGCGCTACGCGTGTGCCCTGGCCCAGCTGGCCACCGCCGAGGAGAGCATCCAGGTGCCGTCGGTCGGTGATCGTCCGCCGCGCCGCATGCCGCGCCACGCGCTGGCGCAGGCAGTGCAGGGCCGCTACGAAGAAATCTTCGAAATGGTGCAGGCCGAACTGCGCCGCTCCGGCTTCGAGGAACTGGTGCGCGCCGGCATGGTGCTGACCGGTGGTGCCTCGAAGATGGAAGGCGTGGTCGAACTGGCCGAGGAAATGCTGCAGATGCCGGTACGCGTGGGCATCCCGCAGCACGTTACCGGGCTGGGCGAAGTGGTTGGCAACCCGGTGCACGCCACCGGCGTGGGCCTGCTGCTGATGGGCAGCCAGATCGAGCATCCGCGCCGGCCGTCGCTGCCGACCGGTCGCGCTGGAAGCATGTTCAAGAAACTCAAGACCTGGTTCCGCGGCGAATTCTGA
- a CDS encoding D-alanine--D-alanine ligase: MSTLTFPPLRSTDPAVFGRVAVLLGGSSSEREVSLDSGRNVLEALQSRGVDAVAIDGIPALAKALAAGGIDRVFNILHGHNGGGEDGIVQGLMDAFGVPYTGSNVLGSALSMDKIRTKQVWLSLGLPTPQYREVHGGTSAAGGRMPGAAEKNVHALAAELGLPVVVKPANEGSSVGISRVTDEAGLDEAVALAARYDGQLLMEQMVVGDELTVAILGDVALPSIRIVPKGQWYDYNAKYIAEDTQYLCPGLDGDDEAEIRRIALAAFRAAGCRGWGRVDVMRDRASGRFFLLEVNTAPGMTSHSLVPKAAGQAGISFEELVWRVLEQTLEASHA; the protein is encoded by the coding sequence GTGAGCACGCTGACCTTCCCGCCGCTGCGCAGCACCGACCCGGCCGTGTTCGGCCGCGTCGCCGTGCTGCTCGGTGGCAGCTCCAGCGAACGTGAAGTGTCGCTGGATTCGGGCCGCAACGTACTCGAAGCACTGCAGTCGCGCGGTGTCGATGCGGTCGCCATCGATGGCATTCCGGCGCTGGCCAAGGCGTTGGCGGCCGGCGGTATCGATCGCGTGTTCAACATCCTGCACGGCCACAACGGTGGTGGTGAGGATGGCATCGTGCAGGGCCTGATGGACGCGTTCGGCGTGCCCTACACCGGCTCCAACGTGCTGGGCTCGGCGTTGAGCATGGACAAGATCCGCACCAAGCAGGTGTGGCTGTCGCTGGGCCTGCCGACCCCGCAGTACCGCGAAGTACACGGAGGTACGAGTGCCGCGGGAGGCAGGATGCCGGGAGCGGCCGAAAAGAATGTCCACGCGCTGGCGGCCGAGCTCGGCCTGCCGGTGGTGGTCAAGCCGGCCAACGAAGGCTCCAGCGTGGGCATCAGCCGGGTCACCGACGAGGCCGGCCTGGACGAAGCCGTGGCCCTGGCCGCGCGTTACGACGGCCAGCTGCTGATGGAGCAGATGGTGGTGGGTGACGAGCTGACCGTGGCCATCCTCGGCGATGTCGCGCTGCCGTCGATCCGCATCGTGCCCAAGGGCCAGTGGTACGACTACAACGCCAAGTACATCGCCGAAGACACCCAGTACCTGTGCCCGGGCCTGGATGGTGATGACGAAGCAGAGATCCGCCGCATCGCGCTGGCGGCCTTCCGCGCGGCCGGTTGCCGTGGCTGGGGTCGCGTGGATGTGATGCGTGACCGCGCCAGCGGCCGCTTCTTCCTGCTGGAAGTGAACACCGCGCCGGGCATGACCAGCCACTCGCTGGTGCCCAAGGCGGCCGGGCAGGCCGGCATCAGCTTCGAGGAGCTGGTGTGGCGCGTGCTGGAACAGACCCTGGAGGCATCGCACGCATGA
- the ftsZ gene encoding cell division protein FtsZ: MAHFELIEKMAPNAVIKVVGVGGGGGNAVAHMVNSAVDGVEFITANTDSQAIKNCGAKLQLQLGTNVTKGLGAGANPEVGRQAALEDRERIMDALQGADMVFITAGMGGGTGTGAAPVVAQLAKEMGILTVAVVTKPFPFEGRRRMQVALKGIEELSQHCDSLITIPNEKLITVLGRNATMIQAFRAANDVLQGAVQGIADLIVRPGLINVDFADVRTVMSEMGLAMMGTGTARGDDRAQAAAESAIQNPLLDDVNLAGANGILVNITAGADFTMAEFDEIGRTIDGFASEDATVVVGTVLDPDMQDEVRVTVVATGLNRVSASKTQRPGERAPIKLVRNATTGQPEFGEFDNGGDAVSKAVGGMGLGLRRASSDSVAASSPSAPASSAPAAAELPNDYLDIPAFLRRQAD; the protein is encoded by the coding sequence ATGGCGCATTTTGAACTGATCGAAAAGATGGCACCCAATGCGGTGATCAAGGTGGTTGGCGTGGGCGGCGGCGGCGGCAATGCCGTGGCGCACATGGTCAACTCGGCGGTGGATGGCGTGGAATTCATCACCGCCAACACCGACTCGCAGGCCATCAAGAATTGTGGTGCCAAGCTGCAGCTGCAGTTGGGTACCAATGTCACCAAGGGCCTGGGCGCAGGCGCGAATCCGGAAGTCGGCCGCCAGGCTGCGCTGGAAGACCGCGAGCGCATCATGGACGCGCTGCAGGGCGCGGACATGGTGTTCATCACCGCTGGCATGGGTGGTGGCACCGGTACCGGCGCTGCGCCGGTGGTGGCACAGCTGGCCAAGGAAATGGGCATCCTGACCGTGGCTGTGGTCACCAAGCCGTTCCCGTTCGAAGGCCGTCGCCGCATGCAGGTCGCGCTGAAGGGCATCGAAGAACTGAGCCAGCACTGCGACTCGCTGATCACCATCCCCAACGAGAAGCTGATCACCGTGCTGGGTCGCAACGCGACCATGATCCAGGCCTTCCGTGCCGCCAACGACGTGCTGCAGGGCGCCGTGCAGGGCATCGCCGACCTGATCGTGCGTCCGGGCCTGATCAACGTCGACTTCGCCGACGTGCGCACCGTCATGTCCGAAATGGGCCTGGCGATGATGGGTACCGGTACCGCCCGCGGCGATGACCGCGCGCAGGCCGCGGCCGAGTCGGCCATCCAGAACCCGCTGCTGGACGATGTGAACCTGGCCGGTGCCAACGGCATCCTGGTCAACATCACCGCCGGCGCCGACTTCACCATGGCCGAGTTCGACGAGATCGGCCGCACCATCGACGGCTTCGCTTCGGAAGACGCGACCGTGGTGGTGGGTACCGTGCTCGATCCGGACATGCAGGACGAAGTGCGCGTGACCGTGGTCGCCACGGGCCTGAACCGCGTCTCGGCCAGCAAGACCCAGCGTCCGGGCGAGCGTGCACCGATCAAGCTGGTCCGCAACGCCACCACCGGCCAGCCGGAGTTCGGCGAGTTCGACAACGGCGGCGATGCAGTGTCCAAGGCCGTCGGCGGCATGGGCCTGGGCCTGCGTCGGGCCAGCAGCGACAGCGTGGCGGCTTCCAGCCCGTCGGCTCCGGCCTCCTCGGCCCCGGCCGCGGCGGAACTGCCGAACGATTACCTGGACATCCCGGCGTTCCTGCGCCGCCAGGCGGACTGA
- the murC gene encoding UDP-N-acetylmuramate--L-alanine ligase — translation MIRRLHDTNDLVRAFPRVHFVGIGGTGMSGIAEVMLTLGYEVSGSDNADNAATRRLAGLGARIMRGHSAANVLGTDCVVVSSAIREDNPELMEARSQRIPIMPRAAMLAELMRFRRGIAVAGTHGKTTTTSLTAAVLSEGGLDPTFVIGGQLLAAGANAKLGGGQWLVAEADESDGSFLRLNPLMSIITNIDADHLENYGNDFARVQAAFAEFLQRLPFYGLAVLCIDDPEVAALAAKTPRHVMSYGMSPQADVRAENVVQEGSRMRFTLRLPQGTSQEVVLALPGKHNVLNALAAAAVGWQLGVSPDTIARALASFAGVGRRFNDLGEVTTASGAKIRIIDDYGHHPSELEAVFAAARGGWADKRLVVAFQPHRYSRTRDQFDKFAAVLSSVDALVLSEVYPAGEEPIAGADSHALARAIRARGRSEPVVVGKASELATVLPDVLQDGDLLLMMGAGDIGAVASHIAVEGFKAEGEA, via the coding sequence ATGATCCGCCGCCTGCATGACACCAACGATCTGGTGCGCGCGTTCCCGCGCGTGCATTTCGTCGGCATCGGTGGCACCGGCATGAGCGGCATCGCCGAAGTGATGCTGACGCTGGGCTATGAAGTGTCCGGCTCGGACAACGCCGACAACGCTGCCACCCGGCGCCTGGCCGGCCTGGGCGCGCGCATCATGCGCGGCCATTCCGCTGCCAACGTGCTGGGCACCGACTGCGTGGTGGTCTCCAGCGCGATCCGCGAAGACAACCCGGAGCTGATGGAAGCACGCAGCCAGCGCATTCCGATCATGCCGCGCGCGGCGATGCTGGCCGAACTGATGCGTTTCCGCCGCGGCATCGCCGTGGCCGGTACCCATGGCAAGACCACCACCACCAGCCTGACCGCTGCGGTGCTGAGCGAAGGCGGGCTGGACCCGACCTTCGTGATCGGTGGCCAGCTGCTGGCGGCCGGCGCCAACGCCAAGCTCGGCGGAGGCCAGTGGCTGGTGGCCGAGGCCGACGAGAGCGATGGCAGTTTCCTGCGCCTGAATCCGTTGATGTCGATCATCACCAACATCGATGCCGATCATCTGGAGAATTACGGCAACGATTTCGCCCGCGTGCAGGCGGCGTTCGCCGAGTTCCTGCAGCGCCTGCCGTTCTACGGCCTGGCAGTGCTGTGCATCGACGATCCGGAAGTGGCCGCACTGGCCGCCAAGACCCCGCGCCACGTGATGAGCTACGGCATGAGCCCGCAGGCCGACGTGCGCGCCGAGAACGTGGTGCAGGAAGGTTCGCGCATGCGCTTCACCCTGCGCCTGCCGCAGGGCACCAGCCAGGAAGTGGTGCTGGCACTGCCGGGCAAGCACAACGTGCTCAATGCGCTGGCCGCTGCGGCGGTGGGCTGGCAGCTGGGTGTGTCTCCGGACACGATCGCGCGTGCGCTGGCCAGCTTCGCTGGCGTCGGTCGCCGCTTCAACGATCTGGGCGAAGTGACCACCGCCAGCGGTGCCAAGATCCGCATCATCGACGACTACGGTCACCATCCGAGCGAGCTGGAAGCCGTGTTCGCCGCTGCCCGTGGTGGCTGGGCCGACAAGCGCCTGGTGGTGGCCTTCCAGCCGCACCGTTACAGCCGTACCCGCGATCAGTTCGACAAGTTCGCCGCCGTGCTGTCGAGCGTCGATGCGCTGGTGCTGAGCGAGGTCTACCCGGCCGGCGAAGAGCCGATCGCCGGCGCCGATTCGCATGCGCTGGCCCGCGCCATCCGTGCGCGTGGCCGCAGCGAGCCGGTGGTGGTCGGCAAGGCGTCCGAACTCGCCACCGTGCTGCCCGACGTGCTGCAGGACGGTGATCTGCTGCTGATGATGGGTGCCGGCGACATCGGCGCCGTCGCCAGTCATATTGCAGTGGAAGGCTTCAAGGCGGAGGGCGAGGCGTGA